A region of Salvelinus alpinus chromosome 6, SLU_Salpinus.1, whole genome shotgun sequence DNA encodes the following proteins:
- the LOC139578368 gene encoding Krueppel-like factor 9 encodes MAVAGVIDEHGRFQPMLALQDYSNSSFGGIDTDINISCGESGYNTMSDSTNPTPNSTPTPVSILARISLMPGGERHGLSHSPIVKKKRHVCTFDGCVRAYGKLSHLKSHIRTHTGEKPYNCSWPDCDKKFSRSDEQIRHLRTHTGEKQFQCPLCAMRFMRSDHLLKHARRHPGFEPSMISHKGNPIMD; translated from the exons ATGGCCGTTGCCGGGGTTATTGATGAGCATGGAAGGTTTCAGCCTATGTTGGCCTTGCAGGATTATAGTAATTCTTCATTTGGAGGAATTGATACAGACATCAACATCTCATGCGGGGAAAGCGGCTACAACACGATGTCCGATTCCACCAATCCAACCCCAAATTCTACACCGACGCCTGTATCCATACTCGCGCGCATATCGCTCATGCCAGGTGGTGAGCGACACGGTTTATCGCACTCTCCAATTGTTAAAAAGAAGCGACATGTTTGTACGTTTGATGGCTGTGTCAGGGCCTACGGAAAATTGTCTCACCTGAAGTCGCATATAAGGACACATACAG GTGAGAAGCCCTACAACTGCTCCTGGCCCGACTGTGACAAGAAGTTCTCCCGTTCTGATGAACAAATCCGCCACCTGCGGACTCACACGGGCGAGAAACAGTTCCAGTGCCCACTGTGTGCCATGCGCTTCATGCGAAGCGACCACCTGCTTAAGCATGCCCGCCGCCACCCTGGCTTCGAACCATCCATGATCAGCCACAAGGGCAACCCAATAATGGACTAA